A part of Brassica rapa cultivar Chiifu-401-42 chromosome A05, CAAS_Brap_v3.01, whole genome shotgun sequence genomic DNA contains:
- the LOC103867085 gene encoding uncharacterized protein LOC103867085: MMMQERKTLSMNDIDLSLLRLSSPPYDDSFFSPGSDESDHPKRRRLSSQDPIFISSPLRSTHPEPHSSNIDDQILTASHVLTKQETSSSASKNPDTETMKMVNNHVEEINQEETNYDAYEEEEEDCGEGMRIERSGDGFVIRLKCRCKLAFRILFSDHHLYFKSL; this comes from the exons ATGATGATGCAAGAACGTAAGACTCTGAGCATGAACGACATTGATCTCTCACTCCTCCGCCTCTCATCCCCACCTTATGATGACTCCTTCTTCTCCCCTGGTTCCGACGAGTCCGATCATCCCAAACGAAGGAGACTCTCCTCTCAAGACCCAATCTTTATCTCCTCTCCCCTTCGCTCCACCCACCCTGAACCCCATTCCTCCAACATCGACGACCAGATTCTCACCGCGAGCCATGTTTTGACGAAGCAAGAAACGTCGTCGTCTGCTTCCAAGAATCCTGATACAGAG ACGATGAAGATGGTTAACAATCACGTGGAGGAGATCAATCAAGAAGAGACTAACTATGATGCttacgaggaagaagaagaagattgtggAGAAGGGATGAGGATAGAGAGATCTGGAGATGGGTTTGTAATTAGATTGAAGTGTAGATGCAAGCTAGCTTTTAGAATTCTTTTCTCTGATCACCACCTCTACTTCAAGTCTCTGTGA